The region CCGTTTACAATGCCACGGGTGGGCTACGCGTCCACAGGACCCTCCCGTCGCCGAAGCCGCACGCGATCCTAGCCGGCCGCGACAAGGCAGGCGCGGCCTCCGCCAGCGGCACGGCAGGCACCACGGCCTTCCTGCCTAGCCGACTGTCCGCGGTGACCACGGGGCAGCGGCACAGCGGGCACTCTGGGCGCAGCAGCAGCCACCTGCCGATGCACTCGTCGTGGAACCAGTGCCCACAGCCCGGCAGCACGCGTACCGGCACCGCCGATGGCTCAGAGTCGCCGGAGAATTCCGCCGCTCCGACCAGCTCCGACAGGCACACCGCGCACTCCTGGGGCACAACCGCCGCCGCCACGGCGCTCGTGGCATCCTCGGGCCGGTCGCCGCGCGACGACGCCAAGGCAAGAATCCCCGCCGTGGCCGCGGCTGCCACACCGGCGACCACCGCGCCGGCAATAGCGATCATGGAATCCTTTTTGCGCCTCGGCGTGTGTCGATCGGTGTTAGTGCGTGGTATGATGGAGAAGAGAGGTCGGCGGGTGCATCGGCCGGTGATGATCTGTGTGGTATATAGGCAAAGAGGTCGACGAGAGGACGCGCGACGTGGATGCATCAACGCGCGGGTGCGGAGGAGCACATCAGGCAACCGAAAGCAAGCCCCCGACATGCGAGAAAGCGACCTCCTGCCCTTCTTTCTCCGATGCTTAAAGAAAGGGATATATGCGCATTAAGCGAGCCAAATCAGTCGTTGAAGACGTTCGTTGCATTCATGCTTTGCATGATCAGATCTTAATCTCTTCTTCTTGCATTTTTTTAAAAAACTCTTTTTTTTGCCAATGATGAGGTATCAATTATACTTGAACACTTATTTTTCTataatatatatttaaatatacTTGTGCATACCCTTCACTACTCCAAATAAGCTAACTACGAGAGTGGCTGGGTGATTAGGGGTAGGGATTAAAAAAAGATGAAACTGAGTGTTACTACtacatttctttttcattttttggaACATAAAAAGAATTTAGAAAACTTGAAAGAAAAATGGACGGAAATAAATATGGTGAAAACACCTATACAAAAATCGAATGTGGATGGTCAAGCTAATTTGGCGGGCTCCGAGGAGGGGCGCCGCGAGGATCAGTGAATCTCCTATTTTGGAACTGCCGGGGGGAGAGGCACAGTTCGCGAGGTATTGGCCCTCTCAAAAACCAATTGCCTCAAGCCCGTCTTCCTCTGTAAGACACATCAAGCTAGAGATAAGACGGAGAAACTTTGATGAAGGTTGGGTTTAAAAGGTTTTAGTGTTGTGAATAGTGATGGCAGAGGTGGTGGATTAGCATTGTTCCGCAGAAGTGGTGGATTAGCACCGCCCCATGATGAGATCTTAATCTTCTTTTTTTTGCCAATGATGAGATCTCAATTATGCGTGCGCACTTATTTCTAGTGATATATATTCAAATATAATTGTGCACATACTTCACTACTATAAATAAGCTAATTACCAAGTAGTGGTTCGATGAGTAGGGGTAGAGATCAAAAAAAGGGATGAAACAGGGTAGTTTTTTTCATATTATTTGgaa is a window of Triticum dicoccoides isolate Atlit2015 ecotype Zavitan chromosome 2B, WEW_v2.0, whole genome shotgun sequence DNA encoding:
- the LOC119367986 gene encoding probable E3 ubiquitin-protein ligase ATL44; this encodes MHPRRASSRRPLCLYTTQIITGRCTRRPLFSIIPRTNTDRHTPRRKKDSMIAIAGAVVAGVAAAATAGILALASSRGDRPEDATSAVAAAVVPQECAVCLSELVGAAEFSGDSEPSAVPVRVLPGCGHWFHDECIGRWLLLRPECPLCRCPVVTADSRLGRKAVVPAVPLAEAAPALSRPARIACGFGDGRVLWTRSPPVAL